In Tissierellales bacterium, a genomic segment contains:
- a CDS encoding 50S ribosomal protein L25 — protein sequence MAEAKLNAEIRNEVGKNQLNKIRKEDFIPAVVYGKGEETRHIKVNKQQFQKFLRDFGSSGLLHLVIDGKNVPVIVKEVQKHPYKDEYLHVDFQQLRMDETVRMTLPITLVGRENIEIQPSILIQQLDEIEIECLPGDIPEKLEADVSHLDFNTALFVSDLDIFNNENITVLRDADDVVATLTEPISEEELEALDEEVEEDMEVEVIGEDEEEKDEEINEDEE from the coding sequence ATGGCGGAAGCAAAATTGAATGCAGAAATACGAAATGAAGTCGGTAAAAATCAGCTTAATAAAATCAGGAAAGAAGACTTCATTCCAGCTGTAGTATATGGCAAAGGAGAAGAAACACGTCATATAAAAGTAAACAAACAGCAATTTCAAAAGTTCCTTAGGGACTTTGGTTCATCTGGATTATTGCATTTAGTAATAGATGGCAAAAATGTTCCAGTAATTGTTAAAGAGGTACAAAAGCATCCATATAAAGATGAATATTTACATGTAGATTTTCAACAACTTCGTATGGATGAAACAGTAAGAATGACACTACCTATTACTTTAGTAGGAAGAGAAAACATAGAAATCCAACCTTCTATTTTAATTCAACAACTTGATGAAATTGAAATAGAATGTCTACCTGGAGATATACCTGAAAAATTAGAAGCTGATGTATCACATCTTGACTTTAATACTGCATTATTTGTAAGTGATTTAGATATCTTTAACAATGAAAATATTACTGTATTAAGAGATGCAGATGATGTAGTAGCAACACTTACAGAACCAATTAGTGAAGAAGAATTAGAAGCATTAGATGAAGAAGTAGAAGAGGATATGGAAGTAGAAGTAATTGGAGAAGATGAAGAAGAAAAAGATGAAGAAATTAACGAAGATGAAGAATAA
- a CDS encoding ATP-binding protein, which yields MNIAVLSGKGGTGKTTVSTNLSIILDSNYIDCDVEEPNGFIFLRPEEINVRGVEVDIPVISKDKCTLCGDCVKVCNFNALGKSKSKIIVFDKLCHGCGTCRLACQKGALKYDKKTIGIIEEGIKGNIVCKRGVLNISEPMAVPILRELLQEIPSGINILDSPPGTSCNVVNTLEYADKAILVTEPTVFGLHDLKMAIELVKMFKIPFGLIINKYDDGNVLLENFIEKESIDVLGYIPYNKKAAKVYSKGNMLIDIFEYKEIFQDIAGNIREVIL from the coding sequence ATGAATATAGCTGTATTAAGCGGAAAGGGGGGAACAGGTAAGACTACTGTTTCTACTAATCTTTCCATTATATTAGATTCAAACTATATTGACTGTGATGTGGAAGAGCCAAATGGATTTATATTTTTAAGGCCAGAAGAAATTAATGTAAGAGGTGTAGAAGTAGACATACCTGTAATTAGTAAAGATAAATGTACTTTATGTGGTGATTGTGTTAAGGTATGTAATTTTAATGCATTGGGGAAAAGTAAATCAAAAATAATAGTATTTGATAAATTATGTCATGGGTGTGGAACTTGTAGGCTCGCTTGCCAAAAAGGTGCCTTAAAATATGATAAAAAGACTATAGGTATAATAGAGGAAGGAATAAAAGGAAATATAGTTTGTAAAAGAGGAGTTTTAAATATTAGTGAACCTATGGCAGTACCTATTTTGAGAGAACTATTGCAAGAGATTCCTTCTGGGATAAATATTTTAGATAGTCCTCCTGGAACTTCTTGCAATGTGGTAAACACTTTGGAATATGCTGATAAAGCTATATTAGTAACGGAACCTACAGTATTTGGGCTTCATGATCTAAAAATGGCTATAGAATTAGTAAAAATGTTTAAAATACCTTTTGGGTTAATTATTAACAAATATGATGATGGTAATGTTCTTCTAGAAAATTTTATAGAAAAAGAAAGTATTGATGTGCTAGGTTATATTCCCTATAATAAAAAGGCTGCAAAAGTTTATTCAAAAGGTAATATGCTTATAGATATCTTTGAATACAAGGAAATTTTTCAAGACATAGCAGGAAATATTAGGGAGGTAATTTTATGA
- a CDS encoding ATP-binding protein, producing MRIAIVSGKGGTGKTTIAISIGELEKGAIKIDGDVGASNMHLYYEGKDTYLEDFFGSKLAVVDSSICIKCGKCDKTCKFDAIKNGKVNKMTCEGCGACTLVCPVEAISLEDDKTAEMYITKKSNGIISRAEMEVGGDGSGLLISELRKNANEYKKNSEYIIIDSSPGIGCSVISSITGNDAVIIVTEPTKSGLEDLVRVYELTKHFNILAFVCINKYNINKEITLEIEEYCRKEGVSVVGKIPYDEIIVESINDLKPIIYYKNSKANNAIREMWKKVKRILKIKELNRIENSNSN from the coding sequence ATGAGAATTGCAATAGTTAGTGGGAAAGGTGGAACAGGTAAAACTACTATTGCTATTTCTATTGGAGAGCTAGAAAAAGGAGCTATTAAAATTGATGGAGATGTAGGTGCCTCTAATATGCATCTTTATTATGAAGGAAAAGATACATATTTGGAAGATTTCTTTGGTAGCAAATTGGCAGTAGTAGATTCTAGTATTTGCATTAAATGTGGTAAATGTGATAAAACATGTAAATTTGATGCAATAAAGAATGGAAAAGTAAATAAAATGACGTGTGAAGGTTGTGGAGCTTGTACATTAGTATGTCCTGTAGAGGCAATAAGTCTAGAAGATGATAAAACAGCTGAAATGTATATTACTAAAAAATCTAATGGAATTATATCTAGAGCAGAAATGGAAGTAGGTGGTGACGGTTCAGGTTTATTAATATCTGAGCTTCGAAAAAATGCTAATGAGTATAAAAAAAATTCAGAGTATATAATAATCGATAGCTCCCCAGGTATAGGTTGCTCAGTGATATCGTCTATTACTGGAAATGATGCTGTTATTATTGTTACAGAACCAACAAAGTCCGGGTTAGAGGATTTAGTTAGAGTATATGAATTGACTAAACATTTTAATATTTTAGCCTTTGTATGTATAAATAAATATAATATAAATAAAGAAATTACTTTGGAAATAGAAGAATACTGTAGAAAAGAGGGAGTATCAGTAGTTGGAAAAATTCCCTATGACGAAATAATTGTAGAGTCGATTAACGATTTAAAACCTATAATTTATTATAAAAATAGTAAGGCGAATAATGCTATAAGGGAAATGTGGAAAAAAGTGAAGAGAATACTAAAAATAAAGGAGTTGAATAGAATTGAAAATAGCAATAGCAACTGA
- a CDS encoding ATPase P → MIKINIPGYKNLEIENVVFDYNGTIADDGILIKEVEKFIYDLVKEEIRIYILTADTNGSVRQQCGHLPVKIEVFEEENATEYKKKAIERIGADNTVSIGNGRNDIEMFKVSILSIGIIGKEGSYLKSLLEADIVTTNIVDAIDLILKPHRLKATLRS, encoded by the coding sequence ATGATTAAGATTAATATACCAGGATATAAAAATTTAGAAATAGAAAATGTTGTCTTTGATTATAATGGAACTATAGCAGATGATGGGATACTAATTAAAGAAGTAGAAAAGTTCATTTATGACCTAGTAAAAGAAGAAATAAGGATATATATACTTACTGCCGATACAAACGGTTCTGTAAGACAACAATGTGGACATTTACCAGTGAAAATTGAAGTGTTTGAAGAGGAAAATGCTACAGAATATAAGAAAAAGGCTATTGAGAGAATTGGAGCTGATAATACAGTATCCATAGGTAATGGAAGAAATGATATTGAAATGTTTAAAGTTAGTATTTTATCTATAGGAATAATAGGAAAAGAAGGTAGCTATTTAAAATCATTGTTAGAAGCTGATATAGTTACTACCAATATTGTAGATGCCATTGATTTGATACTGAAACCACATAGATTAAAAGCAACATTACGTTCCTAA
- a CDS encoding methyl-accepting chemotaxis protein, with translation MSRKEKPKRPIKRSHNMNIHKKMVLSVSLTIFIITSLFAVITYFTARKNIQSISNNLQESSGKYIASLAEEKIHNYISGIESISNLNTITNPEVGWKTKVDVLLHEKDRLDYIDFGIADTHGNLTLLNGEVINVSSNEYFQKAIKGETYLSKPFTKLEDNAMELIAISTPLVHLDETVGVLVGFQSSDNFKKNIQNVGLEHNREVRIVSLDENIPDVSPLKYENWAVQIIPEKVSVKNLRGLGLKLFGLALLSLIAGFILAIFMMDWTTKPLIDMLCTMTTIARLDFSKNINRKYLRRSDQIGQIGRACQDTLNNLRNFITKISKSANRVANASNELAFVSNLTAVSTTSFAQSAAGIVDHRKTQIQKILSSIASIKEISSKMEHISKHSIEINELSQDICNKTHFTEKEFEKYMDQIENVASYIMHLEKILTSFNDNSTEMETLAKSMEDIVNQANSVTLNVAIEAAKVDEHGKGLASVTEEFSKLGEQTDVSIEELYNLINKNKELINNAYEVIEYHKNFVANGHAQINNTKNTSYEVINLIDKVSTEIHNMTIAVTYIAEETLDIVNSATSVQDMHVEIVDKAEDVSTVSSEQTISIEEISMASKTLAKSADNLQKLISCVKL, from the coding sequence ATGTCAAGGAAAGAAAAACCTAAAAGACCAATAAAGCGATCCCATAATATGAATATTCACAAGAAAATGGTCCTATCTGTTTCGCTGACTATTTTTATTATTACTTCATTATTCGCTGTTATTACCTATTTTACAGCTCGAAAGAATATACAGTCTATTTCAAATAATTTGCAAGAAAGTAGTGGCAAATATATTGCAAGTTTAGCAGAAGAAAAAATCCATAATTATATTTCTGGTATAGAAAGTATTAGTAATCTTAATACTATAACCAATCCAGAGGTTGGCTGGAAAACCAAGGTGGACGTACTTCTTCACGAAAAAGATAGACTAGATTATATAGACTTTGGTATCGCAGATACACATGGTAATTTAACTTTATTAAATGGTGAAGTAATCAACGTCTCTAGCAACGAATACTTCCAAAAAGCAATAAAGGGTGAAACATATTTATCAAAGCCTTTTACAAAACTGGAGGATAATGCTATGGAGTTAATCGCTATCTCTACTCCTTTAGTACATTTAGATGAAACAGTTGGTGTGTTAGTTGGATTCCAATCTAGTGATAATTTTAAAAAGAATATTCAAAATGTTGGCCTAGAACATAATAGGGAAGTTCGTATAGTTAGTCTGGATGAAAACATACCTGATGTTTCTCCACTAAAATATGAAAATTGGGCTGTTCAAATTATACCTGAAAAAGTCTCTGTTAAAAATTTGCGGGGACTTGGCTTAAAACTATTTGGACTAGCTCTTCTATCTTTAATAGCAGGATTTATATTAGCTATTTTTATGATGGATTGGACCACTAAGCCTTTAATAGACATGTTATGCACTATGACTACCATTGCTAGATTGGACTTTTCTAAAAATATTAATAGAAAATATTTAAGACGCAGTGATCAGATAGGACAAATAGGAAGAGCCTGTCAAGATACTTTAAATAATTTAAGAAACTTTATAACAAAAATTTCAAAATCAGCAAATCGAGTTGCTAATGCCTCTAATGAATTAGCCTTTGTATCTAATTTAACTGCTGTTTCTACTACCAGCTTTGCTCAATCGGCAGCAGGAATTGTTGACCATAGGAAGACGCAGATACAAAAAATACTTAGTTCAATAGCTTCTATTAAAGAAATATCCTCAAAGATGGAGCATATTTCTAAACATTCAATTGAAATCAATGAATTAAGTCAAGACATTTGCAATAAAACCCATTTTACTGAAAAAGAATTTGAAAAGTATATGGATCAAATTGAAAATGTTGCTTCCTATATAATGCATTTAGAAAAAATCCTCACAAGCTTTAATGATAATTCTACAGAAATGGAAACCTTAGCAAAATCTATGGAAGATATTGTTAATCAAGCTAATTCTGTAACTCTTAATGTTGCAATAGAAGCTGCCAAAGTTGATGAACATGGTAAAGGACTTGCATCAGTTACTGAAGAATTTTCAAAATTAGGAGAGCAAACTGACGTTTCAATTGAAGAACTGTATAATTTAATAAATAAAAATAAAGAATTAATTAATAATGCATATGAAGTAATTGAATATCATAAAAATTTTGTAGCTAATGGCCACGCTCAAATAAATAATACTAAAAATACGTCATATGAAGTGATAAACTTAATAGATAAAGTTTCTACTGAAATACACAATATGACCATAGCAGTAACCTATATAGCCGAAGAAACCTTAGATATAGTAAATTCAGCTACTAGTGTTCAGGATATGCATGTAGAAATTGTAGATAAAGCTGAAGATGTATCAACAGTTTCTTCCGAGCAAACTATATCCATCGAAGAAATATCTATGGCCAGCAAAACTTTAGCAAAATCAGCAGATAATCTACAAAAATTAATATCCTGTGTTAAGCTGTAA
- a CDS encoding SPFH domain-containing protein: MAFFKKQFANVVEWEEFRDDMIFWKWSSKEIKKGSKLIIRPGQDAIFLNNGKIEGIFEDEGDYDIESQIIPFLSTLKGFKFGFNTGMRVEVLFVNTKEFTVKWGTKNAINIPTPQLPGGMPIRANGTFNFKVNDYIALIDKIAGVKNSYLVEDVKLRITSILDQLLMKWIVKEGEDMFNLQANSFEIGKGIKEDLDMEIMDDGITITGFNIMSFNYPKEIQDMINKTASHNMVGDPNKYRQVSMIDGMSSGKVKGGGAASDMAGMMMGMNVAKEMMEDMNQDKGRTQNPNDISESKQRPNFCPNCGHKTGEANFCSNCGHKLV; encoded by the coding sequence ATGGCATTTTTTAAAAAGCAATTTGCAAATGTAGTTGAATGGGAAGAATTTAGGGATGATATGATCTTCTGGAAATGGAGTAGCAAAGAAATCAAAAAAGGAAGTAAATTAATTATTCGTCCTGGCCAAGATGCTATATTTTTAAATAATGGTAAAATCGAAGGGATATTTGAAGATGAGGGAGATTATGATATAGAGTCTCAAATAATACCTTTCTTATCTACACTAAAGGGCTTTAAATTTGGTTTCAATACGGGTATGAGAGTAGAAGTATTATTTGTTAATACTAAGGAGTTCACCGTTAAATGGGGAACAAAAAACGCTATTAACATACCAACCCCTCAGCTTCCTGGAGGGATGCCTATTCGTGCTAATGGTACTTTTAATTTTAAGGTTAATGATTATATTGCTTTAATTGATAAAATTGCTGGAGTAAAAAATTCTTATCTTGTAGAAGATGTTAAACTAAGAATAACCTCCATTTTAGATCAACTTTTAATGAAATGGATAGTCAAAGAAGGAGAAGATATGTTTAACCTTCAAGCAAATTCCTTTGAAATTGGCAAAGGGATTAAGGAAGACCTAGACATGGAAATTATGGACGATGGAATTACTATTACCGGCTTTAATATTATGAGCTTTAATTATCCAAAAGAAATACAAGATATGATTAATAAAACAGCTTCTCATAATATGGTGGGGGATCCCAACAAATATCGACAAGTCTCTATGATTGATGGCATGTCTTCTGGTAAAGTAAAAGGTGGTGGCGCTGCTTCTGATATGGCTGGTATGATGATGGGTATGAATGTAGCCAAGGAAATGATGGAAGATATGAATCAAGATAAGGGCAGAACCCAAAATCCCAACGACATTTCTGAAAGTAAACAAAGACCTAATTTTTGCCCTAATTGTGGACATAAAACAGGTGAAGCAAACTTCTGCTCTAATTGCGGTCACAAGCTTGTCTAA
- a CDS encoding NifB/NifX family molybdenum-iron cluster-binding protein, protein MKIAIATDSKKVSGHFGHCEGFTMYEIEEGKILNHEFIENPGHRPGFLPVFLKEKDADVIISGGMGRSAQDLFIENNIQVIVGAEGNCEDVIKSYMEGSLKSTEEVCDH, encoded by the coding sequence TTGAAAATAGCAATAGCAACTGATAGTAAAAAGGTAAGTGGACACTTTGGTCATTGTGAAGGTTTTACTATGTATGAAATTGAGGAAGGAAAAATTTTGAATCATGAATTCATAGAAAATCCAGGGCATAGGCCAGGATTTCTTCCAGTATTCTTAAAAGAAAAAGATGCTGATGTTATTATTTCAGGAGGAATGGGAAGGTCTGCTCAGGATCTTTTTATAGAAAATAATATTCAAGTAATAGTAGGTGCAGAAGGTAATTGTGAAGATGTAATAAAATCTTACATGGAAGGAAGTTTAAAATCTACAGAAGAAGTATGTGACCACTAA
- a CDS encoding TFIIB-type zinc ribbon-containing protein, whose protein sequence is MIIHYKCPNCGSDMAFDSESGKLSCHSCGRKDNIEDFSDKFITTSFSDDEAKEYHCENCGATIITEAETTATTCSFCGAGVVLADRLSGAMAPAKVIPFTISKKEAMEAFKTWCKNGRLTPNGFITADRIKNITGIYVPFWLYDLNSKVQVNALCTKVRTYTRGDYIYTETRYYNVYRDINLDYVKVPIDASEKMDDELMDKLEPYHYDKLKDFKTPYLAGYIAEKYDYDEKNLLPRAKGKIQSYIESYIRSTITGYSSVKYRNKQIDTRKKHAYYTLLPVWMVYYDFDKSEHTFAMNGQTGKVVGKPPISYAKVAKWFGGIAGATFITLKVLSFIIGGELW, encoded by the coding sequence ATGATAATACATTATAAATGTCCTAACTGTGGTTCTGATATGGCCTTTGATAGTGAATCAGGTAAACTATCTTGCCATAGCTGTGGAAGAAAAGATAATATAGAGGATTTTTCAGATAAGTTTATTACCACTTCTTTTTCTGATGATGAAGCTAAGGAATATCATTGTGAAAACTGTGGTGCAACTATTATTACAGAAGCAGAAACTACTGCTACTACTTGTAGTTTCTGTGGTGCAGGGGTAGTATTAGCTGATAGGTTGTCTGGAGCAATGGCACCAGCAAAAGTCATCCCTTTTACAATTAGCAAAAAAGAAGCTATGGAAGCCTTTAAGACTTGGTGTAAAAACGGTCGTCTTACGCCGAATGGCTTTATAACTGCCGATAGAATAAAAAACATAACTGGTATATATGTCCCATTTTGGTTATACGATTTAAATAGTAAGGTTCAGGTTAATGCTCTTTGCACAAAAGTTAGAACCTATACTAGAGGAGATTACATATATACAGAAACTAGATACTATAATGTATACCGAGATATTAACCTAGATTATGTAAAGGTCCCTATTGATGCATCTGAAAAAATGGATGATGAACTTATGGATAAACTAGAGCCTTACCATTATGATAAGTTAAAAGATTTTAAAACTCCTTACTTAGCAGGCTATATTGCAGAAAAATATGATTATGACGAAAAAAATCTTCTACCTCGAGCTAAAGGAAAGATACAAAGTTATATAGAATCCTATATTCGTTCTACTATTACTGGCTATTCTTCAGTTAAATATAGAAATAAACAAATTGATACAAGAAAAAAACATGCTTATTATACTTTACTTCCTGTTTGGATGGTCTATTATGATTTTGATAAATCAGAGCATACTTTTGCCATGAATGGCCAAACAGGAAAAGTTGTTGGAAAACCTCCTATTAGCTATGCTAAAGTTGCTAAATGGTTTGGTGGAATTGCTGGTGCAACATTTATAACATTAAAAGTTCTTTCGTTCATTATAGGAGGTGAGCTATGGTGA
- a CDS encoding PspA/IM30 family protein has translation MGILSRFSDIMSSNINALLDKAENPEKMIDQYLRNLNRDLGKVKAETASIMAEKKRSKRRLDECRSEIDKMQNYAIKALEAGNEDDARKFLEKKSTLSADETELQKAYDLAASNAKQMRQMHDKLISDIGELESRRAMIKGKMSVAKTQDRINKIGSSVNSANKSMSNFDRMEEKANRLLDEANAMAELNAPPKDDIEDLVNKYDINPSVEDELAALKEKLNNKE, from the coding sequence ATGGGAATTTTATCAAGATTTTCAGATATTATGTCAAGTAACATTAATGCATTGCTAGATAAAGCTGAGAATCCAGAAAAAATGATTGACCAGTATTTAAGAAATCTCAATCGAGATTTAGGTAAAGTAAAAGCTGAAACTGCTTCTATTATGGCAGAGAAAAAAAGATCTAAAAGACGATTAGATGAATGCAGATCTGAAATTGACAAAATGCAAAATTATGCAATAAAGGCTTTAGAAGCCGGAAATGAGGACGATGCTAGAAAATTCTTGGAAAAAAAATCCACTCTATCAGCTGATGAAACTGAATTACAAAAAGCCTATGACTTAGCTGCCTCTAACGCCAAACAAATGCGACAAATGCATGATAAACTTATTTCGGATATAGGTGAGTTAGAAAGTCGTAGGGCTATGATTAAGGGTAAAATGTCAGTAGCTAAAACTCAAGATCGAATCAATAAAATAGGTTCATCTGTAAATAGTGCTAATAAATCCATGTCAAACTTTGATAGAATGGAAGAAAAAGCTAATAGACTATTAGATGAAGCCAATGCAATGGCAGAATTAAATGCACCCCCTAAAGATGATATAGAGGATTTAGTGAATAAATATGATATTAATCCAAGTGTAGAGGATGAATTAGCAGCTCTTAAAGAAAAATTAAATAATAAGGAATAG
- a CDS encoding TPM domain-containing protein, whose protein sequence is MVKNKISLIIILLIILSFFNPLLTNKSLADSNTKQRIYDFANLLTEEEIEELENLSNKYSTKRETDFIILTTNDTNDKDVVKYMQDFYDEKALGYDKPHGNTAILTIDMENREVYLSGFYLAKEYLDDSRLDLIREKITPSLSDGDYYKAFKYFIKTSYKYMGIRPKVNPNNILFNLWFQIITSLTLAGIVVGTMAYNSGGKITTSDGTYRNLDTSKVLARRDNYIRTSVTKRRKPSKNTSSGSSGGGGGGGVTSGGHSHSGSRGSF, encoded by the coding sequence ATGGTGAAAAACAAAATAAGTTTAATAATAATACTTTTAATTATTTTATCTTTCTTTAATCCACTTTTAACTAATAAATCCCTAGCTGATTCCAATACAAAACAAAGAATTTATGATTTCGCAAATCTTTTAACTGAAGAGGAAATAGAAGAATTAGAAAATTTATCTAATAAGTACAGTACTAAAAGAGAGACAGATTTTATTATTCTAACAACTAATGACACTAATGATAAAGATGTCGTAAAATATATGCAAGATTTCTATGATGAGAAAGCTTTAGGATATGATAAGCCTCATGGCAATACTGCTATATTAACAATAGATATGGAAAATAGGGAAGTATATTTATCTGGTTTTTATTTAGCAAAAGAATATTTAGATGATTCTAGACTGGATCTTATACGTGAAAAAATCACACCTAGTTTATCAGATGGAGATTACTACAAAGCTTTTAAATATTTTATTAAAACTTCCTATAAATATATGGGAATAAGACCAAAGGTAAATCCAAACAATATATTATTTAATCTATGGTTTCAAATTATCACCTCCCTTACATTAGCTGGAATTGTAGTTGGCACCATGGCTTATAATTCAGGAGGTAAAATAACTACTAGTGATGGTACTTATAGAAATTTGGATACTTCTAAAGTCCTTGCAAGAAGGGATAACTATATTAGAACATCAGTTACAAAGCGTAGAAAACCGTCAAAAAACACAAGTAGTGGGAGCAGTGGTGGCGGCGGTGGGGGCGGAGTTACTAGCGGTGGTCACTCCCATAGCGGTAGTAGAGGTAGTTTTTAG
- a CDS encoding DUF2508 family protein, producing MGITKVDYKERGKKIIESALVLSKKLKEMSNKEKCEDEELLECLKQAEEEWKEKEEFFNTVTEPDLIDYAIYDMEASRKKYTYFLKKIKEKDISKK from the coding sequence ATGGGGATTACAAAGGTAGATTATAAAGAAAGGGGAAAAAAGATTATTGAATCTGCTTTGGTTCTTTCTAAGAAGCTAAAAGAAATGAGTAATAAAGAGAAATGCGAAGATGAGGAACTATTAGAATGTTTAAAACAGGCAGAAGAGGAATGGAAAGAAAAAGAAGAATTTTTCAATACAGTGACAGAACCGGACTTAATAGATTATGCCATATATGACATGGAAGCATCCAGAAAAAAATACACTTATTTTTTAAAAAAGATTAAAGAAAAGGATATTTCTAAAAAATAA
- a CDS encoding NifB/NifX family molybdenum-iron cluster-binding protein: MKIALSSSGKTLKDFLDSRFGRCKYFLIYDTEKDKVTVLENAAKNAGGGAGIVAAQQIIDESTDVLITGHLGPNAYDMIKDSGIKAYKGENTSSNILIKKYKNGELSEIKEAGQSHKKMGKGHRGG, encoded by the coding sequence ATGAAAATAGCATTATCATCAAGCGGAAAGACATTGAAAGATTTCTTAGATTCAAGATTTGGAAGATGTAAATATTTTTTGATTTATGATACAGAGAAAGATAAAGTAACAGTATTAGAAAATGCTGCTAAAAATGCCGGTGGGGGAGCAGGAATTGTCGCAGCTCAGCAAATAATTGATGAATCTACTGATGTACTTATTACAGGCCATTTAGGGCCTAATGCTTATGATATGATTAAAGATTCGGGAATAAAAGCTTATAAAGGAGAGAACACTTCTTCCAATATTTTGATAAAAAAATATAAAAATGGTGAGTTAAGTGAAATAAAAGAGGCAGGCCAATCTCATAAGAAAATGGGAAAAGGTCATAGAGGTGGTTAA
- a CDS encoding pro-sigmaK processing inhibitor BofA family protein produces the protein MGINFSIILAYAIGLILLYLIGMLLVIPIKIILKLIINGVLGGILLFIVNLLGRFIGFSIVINPFTALTAGFLGIPGVILLFLIEKFL, from the coding sequence ATGGGAATTAATTTTAGTATAATATTGGCCTATGCTATTGGACTTATCCTCTTATATCTTATAGGTATGCTTCTAGTAATTCCAATAAAAATTATTCTAAAGTTAATAATAAATGGAGTACTAGGTGGGATATTATTATTTATAGTAAATTTATTAGGTAGATTCATAGGATTTTCAATAGTAATTAATCCATTTACAGCATTAACAGCAGGTTTCTTAGGTATACCAGGAGTAATACTACTATTTTTGATAGAAAAATTTTTATAA